From a single Paenibacillus sp. FSL W8-0426 genomic region:
- a CDS encoding adenosylhomocysteinase → MTTPALQNSIVADMALAPEGHLKIDWVEAHMPVLNRIRRQFELDLPFKGLKVSICLHLEAKTAYLAKVIQAGGAEVTITHSNPLSTQDDVCAALVEDGVTVYAKHNPGAEEFKALQIRALEAKPDLIIDDGGDFATILASERPDLAATIRGGAEETTTGIIRLKALAKEGELKFPMVAVNDAYCKYLFDNRYGTGQSAFDGIIRTTNLVVAGKTVVVAGYGWCGKGVAMRAKGLGANVIVTEIDPIKAVEAHMDGFRVMPMLEAAKLGDFFIAVTGNKDVITGEHYDVMKDGAILSNAGHFDVEVNKPELAKRSDSIRTVRRNIEEYRFKDGRKMYLLAEGRLVNLGAADGHPAEIMDTTFALQALGLRYVSENYADLGKNVVNVPYEIDRQVASYKLESLDIAIDALSPEQEKYLDSWKF, encoded by the coding sequence ATGACTACACCTGCTTTGCAGAACAGCATTGTTGCTGATATGGCGCTTGCGCCGGAAGGTCATCTTAAAATCGATTGGGTAGAAGCGCACATGCCGGTGTTAAATCGCATTCGCCGTCAGTTTGAACTGGATCTTCCTTTCAAGGGACTTAAGGTATCCATCTGTCTTCACCTTGAAGCCAAAACGGCGTACTTGGCCAAGGTCATTCAAGCGGGGGGAGCGGAAGTCACCATCACCCACAGCAATCCGCTGTCGACACAGGATGATGTGTGCGCCGCACTCGTTGAGGACGGAGTGACCGTTTATGCAAAGCACAATCCGGGCGCGGAGGAATTCAAAGCACTGCAGATTCGTGCGCTTGAAGCCAAGCCGGACCTGATTATCGACGATGGCGGCGATTTTGCTACCATTCTCGCATCCGAACGGCCAGACCTGGCCGCAACGATTCGCGGCGGGGCAGAGGAAACGACAACGGGCATTATTCGTCTGAAAGCGTTGGCGAAAGAAGGCGAACTGAAATTTCCGATGGTTGCGGTGAATGACGCCTATTGCAAATACTTGTTCGATAACCGGTACGGTACGGGACAGTCTGCATTTGACGGAATCATCCGTACGACCAACCTGGTTGTTGCGGGAAAAACGGTCGTTGTTGCGGGGTATGGCTGGTGCGGCAAAGGCGTGGCCATGCGTGCCAAAGGACTGGGCGCGAACGTCATCGTCACCGAGATTGATCCCATCAAGGCCGTGGAAGCGCATATGGATGGGTTCCGGGTCATGCCTATGCTGGAAGCTGCCAAGCTTGGCGATTTCTTCATCGCGGTAACGGGCAACAAAGACGTTATTACAGGCGAGCATTACGATGTCATGAAAGACGGAGCCATTCTTAGCAACGCAGGCCACTTTGACGTGGAAGTAAACAAGCCGGAGCTGGCCAAGCGATCGGATTCGATTCGTACCGTGCGCCGCAACATCGAGGAGTACCGCTTCAAGGATGGACGCAAAATGTACCTTCTGGCCGAAGGACGCCTTGTCAACCTGGGCGCGGCGGACGGACACCCGGCCGAAATCATGGACACAACGTTTGCGCTTCAAGCTCTTGGCCTGCGCTATGTAAGCGAGAATTATGCGGATTTGGGCAAAAACGTGGTTAACGTGCCATATGAAATTGACCGCCAAGTCGCCAGCTACAAGCTGGAGAGCCTTGACATCGCGATCGACGCCTTGTCGCCGGAGCAAGAGAAGTATTTGGACAGCTGGAAGTTCTGA
- the bshC gene encoding bacillithiol biosynthesis cysteine-adding enzyme BshC, producing the protein MKGIPEALRSGSRLAEDYICSRDAVRALYEYDVHFDSNLSARAQWLDETENARVHRQNLVEYLSIYNRRLNDHPEVRQSLERLSQQGALVVTGGQQSGLFTGPLFVIYKAASVIAAAREAEAKLGRPVVPVFWIAGEDHDWDEVNHTFLPDRNGNIVKVKLHGRFSGRDSVSSVHVDADQWKNAIEQVEQLLPDTVHKPGLVKLLRDIHESSSNLSDAFARMLSALFGGSGLVLMDAAEQGLRALEQPVFANMIRKNDVLRHAYLQGASQVVGAGYDMPAEVAEDGANLFYIHQGARLLLTYKDGLFGDRKGLVSFTEDRLLQELAEHPERFSNNVLTRPLMQDSVLPVLAVILGHGEISYWGLTREAFRQFGLQMPILLPRLSFTILEDIHHKHMQQYGLSFQDVQYRLEERKQQWLDGQETLAVEEEFAKAQQAIETVYRPLLDRLAEIQAGLGRIGETNLRKIGEQVQYMQQQTHRAIAEKHEAGLRHWNGIQASLFPMNKPQERVHNVLFYLNQYGTEWIERLIGSQSEFTGQHQVIRL; encoded by the coding sequence ATGAAAGGAATACCCGAGGCGCTCCGCAGCGGATCACGGCTGGCTGAAGATTATATTTGTTCGCGTGATGCTGTGAGAGCCCTTTATGAATATGACGTTCACTTTGATTCCAATCTCTCGGCGCGTGCCCAATGGCTGGATGAAACCGAAAACGCGCGAGTGCATCGTCAGAATCTGGTGGAATACTTGAGTATATATAATCGGCGTTTGAACGATCACCCGGAAGTTCGTCAATCGCTGGAACGATTGAGCCAGCAAGGTGCGCTGGTTGTGACGGGCGGACAGCAGAGCGGTCTTTTTACAGGTCCGTTGTTCGTTATTTACAAGGCTGCCAGCGTGATTGCGGCTGCACGAGAAGCCGAAGCCAAGCTCGGGCGTCCTGTCGTGCCCGTTTTCTGGATTGCGGGTGAAGACCATGACTGGGACGAGGTGAATCACACGTTCTTGCCCGACCGCAATGGGAACATCGTCAAAGTAAAGCTGCACGGGCGATTTAGCGGACGGGATTCGGTGAGCAGCGTTCATGTGGATGCAGACCAATGGAAGAATGCCATCGAGCAGGTGGAACAGCTCTTGCCTGATACAGTACATAAACCGGGACTGGTTAAACTGCTTAGGGACATTCACGAATCCAGCTCCAATCTCAGCGATGCGTTTGCCAGAATGTTGTCCGCCCTGTTCGGAGGAAGCGGGCTTGTTCTTATGGATGCGGCAGAGCAGGGACTGCGGGCGTTGGAACAACCGGTGTTTGCGAACATGATTCGCAAGAACGATGTGCTGCGACACGCTTATTTGCAAGGAGCTTCCCAGGTTGTGGGGGCTGGCTATGACATGCCGGCAGAAGTTGCCGAAGACGGGGCCAATTTGTTCTACATCCATCAGGGCGCACGCCTGTTGTTAACTTACAAGGATGGCTTATTCGGCGATCGGAAGGGACTGGTGTCCTTCACGGAAGATCGGCTGCTTCAGGAGCTCGCCGAACATCCGGAGCGTTTCAGCAACAACGTGCTGACAAGGCCGTTAATGCAAGACTCTGTACTGCCGGTTCTGGCCGTTATTTTGGGGCATGGAGAGATTTCATATTGGGGATTGACCCGTGAAGCCTTCAGACAGTTTGGTTTGCAAATGCCCATTCTGTTGCCGCGTCTTTCTTTTACCATTTTGGAAGACATCCACCACAAACATATGCAGCAATACGGTCTTTCGTTTCAGGATGTTCAGTATCGTCTTGAAGAGCGCAAGCAGCAATGGCTGGACGGCCAGGAAACGTTGGCTGTGGAGGAAGAGTTTGCAAAAGCACAACAGGCTATAGAAACCGTGTACCGGCCCTTGCTGGACCGATTGGCGGAAATCCAAGCCGGACTTGGGCGAATCGGCGAAACCAATTTGCGCAAGATTGGAGAACAGGTCCAATATATGCAGCAGCAGACGCATCGGGCCATTGCGGAGAAACATGAGGCGGGGCTGCGTCACTGGAATGGTATCCAGGCTTCCCTTTTCCCAATGAACAAACCGCAGGAGAGGGTCCATAATGTTCTATTTTACTTGAACCAGTATGGTACAGAGTGGATCGAGCGTTTGATTGGAAGCCAATCCGAATTCACCGGGCAGCATCAGGTCATCCGGTTGTAA
- a CDS encoding ABC transporter ATP-binding protein gives METILTVKDLSVSFKTRSGVFDAVKNVSFELGKGETLGIVGESGSGKSVTAQTIMKLIPSPPSIVKNGEIVFQGQSLLNKTDKEMEAIRGKDIGMIFQDPMTSLNPTIKVGKQITEVLRKHQNMSKKEAEARALEMLKLVGIKNPEIRMGHYPHQFSGGMRQRVMIAIALACRPSLLIADEPTTALDVTIQAQILDVMKDMQQKLGTSIMLITHDLGVVAGMCDRVVVMKEGEVVETGTTDEIFSNPQHPYTIKLLNALPRLDEPKKEKPTPVGIVKGANKPLVQVKNLKQYFNLGKGNILKAVNDVSFDIFEGETLGVVGESGCGKSTTGRTILRLYEPSGGNVNFNGTDIYKLSPRKMKEMRKDMQMIFQDPYASLNPRFNVMDIIGESLDIHGLASSRAERKKRVEELLDLVGLNPSHALRYPHEFSGGQRQRIGIARALAVDPKFIICDEPLSALDVSIQAQVVKLLEELQQRLGLTYLFIAHDLSMVKHISDRVAVMYMGKVVELAESEELYSNPVHPYTKTLLSAIPVPDPEVERSKRRILLPDEQSGPIQNASGGPVNDPYNLQNAQLIEVSKGHWVAEPYV, from the coding sequence ATGGAGACGATTTTAACAGTCAAAGATCTGAGCGTTTCGTTTAAAACGCGCTCGGGGGTATTTGATGCCGTAAAAAATGTTAGTTTCGAATTAGGCAAAGGAGAAACGCTGGGAATCGTTGGTGAGTCCGGTAGTGGTAAAAGCGTTACCGCTCAGACCATCATGAAGCTGATCCCCTCCCCGCCTTCCATCGTTAAAAATGGAGAGATCGTTTTTCAAGGTCAGAGCCTATTGAATAAAACGGATAAAGAAATGGAAGCGATTCGCGGTAAAGATATCGGTATGATTTTCCAAGATCCGATGACATCGCTCAACCCAACGATCAAAGTCGGTAAACAAATTACCGAGGTGCTTCGCAAGCATCAGAACATGTCCAAAAAGGAAGCGGAAGCCCGCGCCCTGGAAATGCTCAAGCTTGTCGGCATCAAAAACCCGGAAATCCGGATGGGGCACTATCCGCACCAATTTTCAGGTGGTATGCGTCAGCGTGTAATGATCGCCATTGCCTTGGCTTGCCGCCCATCATTGCTGATCGCGGACGAACCAACTACAGCGCTTGACGTAACGATCCAGGCTCAAATTCTGGATGTTATGAAAGACATGCAGCAAAAGCTCGGCACTTCCATCATGCTGATTACGCATGACCTTGGCGTCGTAGCAGGTATGTGTGACCGTGTCGTGGTCATGAAAGAAGGCGAGGTTGTCGAAACAGGTACAACCGATGAAATTTTCAGCAATCCTCAGCATCCATACACGATTAAATTGCTGAACGCCCTGCCGCGTTTGGATGAGCCTAAAAAGGAAAAACCGACTCCGGTAGGCATTGTTAAAGGGGCAAATAAACCTCTCGTGCAGGTTAAAAACCTCAAACAATACTTCAATCTGGGCAAAGGCAACATCCTGAAAGCCGTGAATGATGTGAGCTTTGACATTTTCGAAGGGGAAACGCTGGGCGTTGTAGGCGAGTCGGGTTGCGGTAAATCGACAACCGGCCGTACGATTCTGCGTTTGTACGAACCATCGGGCGGAAACGTAAACTTCAACGGAACGGATATTTATAAGCTGTCTCCCCGCAAGATGAAAGAAATGCGCAAAGACATGCAAATGATCTTCCAAGATCCATATGCATCGTTGAACCCGCGTTTCAATGTCATGGATATTATCGGTGAATCTTTGGATATCCACGGTTTGGCTTCCAGCCGAGCAGAACGGAAAAAACGGGTAGAGGAGCTGCTTGACCTGGTCGGGTTGAATCCAAGCCATGCGCTGCGTTACCCGCACGAATTCTCGGGTGGTCAAAGACAACGGATCGGGATTGCACGCGCCTTGGCCGTAGACCCTAAATTCATTATCTGTGACGAGCCGTTGTCGGCGTTGGACGTTTCAATTCAGGCTCAGGTCGTCAAATTGCTGGAAGAACTTCAGCAGCGTCTTGGCCTGACTTACCTGTTCATTGCGCATGATCTTTCCATGGTTAAACATATCAGTGACCGCGTTGCGGTAATGTACATGGGAAAAGTGGTGGAACTGGCAGAAAGCGAAGAGCTTTACTCCAATCCGGTGCACCCTTACACCAAAACGCTGCTGTCGGCGATTCCGGTTCCGGATCCCGAGGTGGAACGCAGCAAACGCCGCATTTTGCTTCCGGACGAACAATCCGGACCGATTCAGAATGCTTCGGGCGGTCCTGTAAACGATCCTTACAATCTGCAAAATGCCCAATTGATCGAAGTATCCAAAGGGCACTGGGTAGCAGAACCGTACGTATAA
- a CDS encoding ABC transporter permease, with product MSGSNNKNAQTANAAPAVKSQESVSLWKDAMYRLASNKVAMISLGVLILVVLFSIIGPTSIFTSYNYYSNDLLNANMAPSAEHWFGTDELGRDIWVRTWVGARVSLTVGLAAALIDLVIGVIYGAIMGFYGGRVDGIMNKFSEILYSLPYMLVVILLLVVLEPSLTTIIIALTITGWISMSWIVRGEIMQLKNRDFILAARSMGASTGRQLFRHLLPNAVGPIIVTLTLSIPNAIFAEAFLSFLGLGVSAPRSSLGSMINDALTGWTLYPWRMWFPAGLMVLTMLAFNLLGDGLRDALDPKLRK from the coding sequence TTGTCTGGCTCAAATAATAAAAATGCACAAACGGCGAATGCTGCCCCGGCGGTAAAATCGCAGGAAAGCGTATCGCTGTGGAAAGACGCGATGTACAGGCTGGCAAGCAACAAAGTTGCGATGATCAGCTTGGGCGTTCTCATCCTTGTTGTTCTTTTTTCGATCATTGGTCCAACTTCGATCTTTACAAGCTACAACTATTATTCCAATGATTTGTTGAACGCCAATATGGCGCCAAGCGCAGAGCATTGGTTCGGCACGGACGAACTCGGCCGTGATATTTGGGTAAGAACTTGGGTCGGTGCACGGGTATCCCTGACGGTCGGTCTGGCGGCTGCCTTGATTGACCTTGTGATCGGGGTCATTTATGGTGCGATCATGGGTTTTTACGGCGGACGCGTAGACGGAATCATGAACAAGTTCTCCGAAATTTTGTACTCTCTTCCTTATATGTTGGTTGTTATCCTGCTGCTGGTCGTTCTGGAGCCAAGCTTGACGACCATTATTATCGCATTGACGATTACCGGCTGGATCAGCATGTCCTGGATCGTTCGCGGGGAGATCATGCAGCTGAAAAACAGAGATTTTATTCTCGCCGCACGCTCGATGGGTGCAAGCACGGGACGCCAGTTGTTCCGTCATTTGCTGCCTAATGCGGTTGGCCCGATTATCGTTACACTGACATTGTCTATCCCGAATGCGATCTTTGCGGAAGCGTTCCTGAGCTTCCTTGGTCTGGGTGTATCCGCTCCGAGATCTTCCCTGGGATCGATGATCAATGACGCTCTTACAGGCTGGACGCTGTATCCTTGGCGGATGTGGTTCCCTGCCGGCCTGATGGTATTGACGATGCTTGCTTTCAACTTGCTCGGCGACGGACTCCGGGATGCGCTGGATCCGAAATTACGTAAATAG
- a CDS encoding ABC transporter permease, producing MVKYVLKKLLFVLLSLFILASATFFLMKAIPGDPFTSEKKVSPEIRALLEQKYGLDKSLFEQYLKYMGGIVQGDFGVSMKYLNQDVSDMIVQTFSASLRLGIFAIIISIVVGVLLGLLAAVYHRKLIDDITMVLAVIGIAVPSFLLASLIQYVFAYKLGWFNVMGFDGPLDYVLPVAALSASPIAFIARLTRSSMLEVLHADYIKTAKAKGLKWPAIMFRHVVRNGILPVVTYVGPMTANIITGSVVIEQIFNIGGIGKVFVESITNRDYTMIMGITIFYGVLLMLARFLTDIAYVLVDPRIKLESKKGA from the coding sequence TTGGTTAAGTATGTTTTGAAAAAACTGCTATTCGTGCTGCTATCGCTTTTCATACTGGCATCGGCAACATTCTTCTTGATGAAAGCCATTCCGGGAGACCCTTTTACCTCCGAGAAAAAGGTGTCTCCTGAAATCCGGGCATTGCTCGAGCAGAAATACGGATTGGACAAATCCCTGTTTGAGCAGTATTTGAAGTACATGGGCGGGATCGTGCAGGGTGATTTCGGCGTTTCCATGAAATACCTGAATCAGGACGTTTCCGATATGATCGTTCAAACGTTTTCGGCTTCGTTGCGTCTCGGCATCTTTGCGATCATCATTTCGATCGTCGTGGGGGTACTGCTAGGTTTGTTGGCGGCAGTCTACCACCGCAAGCTGATCGACGATATTACGATGGTACTTGCCGTCATCGGGATCGCCGTGCCGAGCTTTTTGCTGGCGTCGCTGATCCAGTACGTGTTTGCCTACAAGTTGGGATGGTTCAACGTCATGGGCTTCGATGGCCCGCTTGACTACGTTCTCCCGGTAGCCGCGCTGTCGGCATCCCCGATCGCGTTCATTGCCCGTTTGACTCGTTCTAGCATGTTGGAAGTATTGCATGCGGATTATATCAAAACAGCGAAAGCCAAAGGTTTGAAATGGCCTGCTATCATGTTCAGACACGTTGTGCGTAACGGTATTTTGCCGGTCGTAACTTATGTGGGTCCAATGACTGCAAACATCATCACCGGTTCGGTCGTTATCGAGCAAATCTTTAACATCGGCGGTATTGGTAAAGTGTTTGTCGAAAGTATTACTAACCGTGACTATACGATGATTATGGGGATCACGATCTTTTACGGCGTTCTGTTGATGCTCGCTCGTTTCTTGACAGATATCGCCTATGTACTGGTTGATCCTAGAATTAAGCTGGAAAGCAAGAAGGGGGCATAA
- a CDS encoding peptide ABC transporter substrate-binding protein translates to MKRKSLLVLLTLILAFGTVLAACGSKNEGTSSNNNTGTGSAGEEAGLAKDQVLKINLTAEPPTLDPAQAKDSQTNTVLKFLYEGLVRIDADGKEAAGVAKDWKVSEDGLKYVFNLDPEAKWSNGDPITAEDFVRSWERALKPETASPYAYQLYYIKGAEGFNRSTDESFKGEKITDFSQVGVKATDEHTLEVTLENPTPYFLGLTAFYTYYPVHKSADTNDKFFTDYKNMIVNGPFTMDSFLKGQKIVVKKNESYHAASEIKLSEINMSLTSSSASELQAYKSGQLDYTGAPNGEVPTDQIPSVKAELPDEFKATGIASTYYYLFNVNEAPFNNKKIRQAFAMSINRQLIVDKVTQGGQIPAFGFVPPGIRGENGEFRDEHKDDYFKEDVEQAKKLLEEGMKEEGYTTLPQVTLIYNTSDGHAKIALAIADMWKQNLGVDVKTENQEWGVFLENRQNQNFQIARAGWSADYNDPYNFLEMWTTGNTNNDPKYSNEQFDKDVKATVKETDPAKRMAAFADAEKVLVQDDMAVLPIYYYTNVSLTKPYLKGVQLDFSGAIDFTRAYLEAK, encoded by the coding sequence ATGAAAAGGAAAAGTCTATTAGTCCTTTTGACGCTGATTTTGGCGTTCGGTACCGTACTTGCAGCGTGCGGATCGAAAAATGAAGGCACAAGCAGCAACAACAACACAGGAACTGGTTCTGCAGGCGAAGAAGCCGGTCTTGCAAAAGACCAAGTGCTCAAAATTAACCTGACAGCTGAACCTCCTACGTTGGACCCGGCACAAGCAAAAGACAGCCAAACCAACACGGTTCTGAAATTCTTGTATGAAGGCCTCGTTCGCATTGACGCTGACGGCAAAGAAGCTGCAGGCGTTGCTAAAGACTGGAAGGTTTCTGAAGACGGCCTGAAATATGTGTTTAACTTGGACCCTGAAGCGAAATGGAGCAACGGCGATCCAATCACTGCGGAAGACTTCGTTCGTTCTTGGGAACGCGCTTTGAAACCGGAAACAGCATCTCCTTACGCTTATCAGCTTTACTACATTAAAGGTGCGGAAGGCTTCAACCGCAGCACTGATGAGTCGTTCAAAGGTGAAAAAATCACTGATTTCTCCCAAGTTGGTGTGAAAGCTACCGATGAGCATACACTGGAAGTAACTTTGGAAAACCCAACGCCTTACTTCTTGGGTTTGACAGCATTCTATACGTACTACCCGGTACACAAGTCTGCTGATACAAACGACAAGTTCTTTACGGATTACAAAAACATGATCGTTAACGGACCGTTCACAATGGATTCTTTCCTTAAAGGTCAAAAAATCGTTGTGAAGAAAAACGAATCTTACCATGCTGCAAGCGAAATCAAACTGTCTGAAATCAACATGTCCCTGACTAGCAGCAGCGCTTCCGAACTGCAAGCTTACAAATCCGGTCAATTGGATTACACGGGTGCACCTAACGGTGAAGTTCCTACGGATCAAATCCCGTCTGTAAAAGCTGAACTGCCGGACGAGTTCAAAGCTACAGGTATTGCAAGTACGTATTACTATTTGTTTAACGTAAATGAAGCACCTTTCAACAACAAAAAAATCCGTCAAGCTTTCGCGATGTCGATCAACCGTCAACTGATCGTTGACAAAGTAACGCAAGGCGGACAAATTCCGGCATTCGGTTTCGTTCCTCCAGGTATCCGCGGTGAAAACGGCGAATTCCGTGATGAGCACAAAGACGACTACTTCAAAGAAGACGTAGAACAAGCTAAAAAATTGCTTGAAGAAGGTATGAAAGAAGAAGGCTACACAACTTTGCCGCAAGTTACTTTGATCTACAACACAAGTGACGGTCATGCGAAAATTGCTCTGGCGATCGCTGATATGTGGAAACAAAACCTTGGCGTTGACGTGAAAACGGAAAACCAAGAGTGGGGCGTATTCCTTGAGAACCGCCAAAACCAAAACTTCCAAATCGCTCGTGCGGGATGGTCTGCAGACTATAACGATCCGTACAACTTCTTGGAAATGTGGACAACTGGCAACACAAACAATGATCCTAAATACAGCAACGAACAGTTCGATAAAGACGTTAAAGCAACTGTGAAAGAAACTGATCCTGCTAAGCGTATGGCTGCATTTGCTGACGCTGAAAAAGTCCTGGTTCAGGATGACATGGCGGTTCTGCCAATCTACTATTACACTAACGTATCTTTGACTAAGCCTTACCTGAAAGGCGTACAACTTGATTTTAGTGGAGCGATCGACTTCACTCGCGCATATTTGGAAGCGAAGTAA
- a CDS encoding DUF3397 domain-containing protein — protein sequence MGIFIGLSVLPFFPFIITYLAMVAWKKNKRAAFKVAMDVTTLFLIFSVSALFNLTFDTQFGFYLTLLLILIALGLIGGAQNRLKGRVDGVRMFRVVWRMAFVVMSFSYILFTVFGLFRYFINIM from the coding sequence ATGGGAATTTTCATCGGATTGAGCGTGCTGCCCTTTTTCCCGTTTATCATTACGTATTTGGCCATGGTTGCATGGAAGAAGAACAAGCGGGCTGCTTTCAAAGTCGCAATGGACGTAACGACTCTATTTTTGATTTTTTCGGTCTCGGCATTATTCAATTTGACATTTGATACGCAATTTGGATTTTATTTGACCCTTCTCCTCATACTAATCGCGCTGGGACTGATCGGAGGAGCCCAAAATAGGCTTAAGGGCAGGGTCGATGGGGTTCGAATGTTCCGGGTCGTTTGGCGCATGGCTTTCGTCGTGATGAGTTTCTCTTATATTCTATTTACTGTATTTGGGCTTTTTAGATATTTTATCAATATCATGTGA
- a CDS encoding 2-dehydropantoate 2-reductase, with product MIIDIIGAGALGLLFGTKLQAVRHQVRFWTRTEEQSKQLRAQGIRALESGGAVHVLSPENVQAQPISGLLDEWNRAPGDWLFLMVKQTGMDEAIQSMDGLQTKPVNVVCFQNGLGHIEKLEKAFPSWRIFSAVTTEGAKRDGGDVHHAGHGQTWIGESKDARGNQSANVGRSSAADVALMLCQAGFDGIASNQIERMVHRKWMINAVINPLTALWRIPNGELLSREERIAVMRQLYDEGMNILAAAGIETDPDWWEQILSVCRSTASNTSSMLADVQSGRRTEIESINGQFVMLAQRYGLPAPMHETMYRLIEGM from the coding sequence ATGATTATTGATATTATCGGGGCTGGGGCACTAGGCCTGCTGTTTGGAACCAAGCTCCAAGCCGTACGGCACCAAGTCCGGTTTTGGACAAGAACGGAAGAGCAGTCGAAGCAGCTGCGCGCTCAAGGAATTCGGGCCCTCGAATCTGGCGGCGCCGTGCACGTGCTTTCACCGGAAAACGTCCAAGCACAGCCGATTTCCGGGCTTCTTGATGAATGGAATCGTGCTCCGGGCGATTGGCTGTTTCTAATGGTCAAGCAGACGGGAATGGATGAAGCGATTCAAAGCATGGACGGTCTACAAACCAAGCCGGTGAACGTAGTTTGTTTTCAGAACGGATTGGGACATATCGAAAAACTGGAAAAGGCGTTTCCTTCTTGGCGAATATTCAGCGCAGTCACGACCGAAGGGGCAAAACGCGATGGCGGGGATGTGCATCATGCAGGGCATGGCCAAACTTGGATTGGCGAAAGCAAGGATGCCCGTGGAAATCAGTCGGCGAATGTCGGCCGAAGTTCGGCGGCGGATGTAGCCCTGATGCTGTGTCAGGCAGGATTTGACGGGATTGCGTCGAATCAAATCGAGAGGATGGTTCACAGAAAATGGATGATCAATGCGGTCATCAATCCGCTAACGGCATTGTGGAGAATACCGAACGGTGAACTGCTGTCGCGTGAGGAACGCATTGCTGTCATGCGCCAGCTGTATGATGAAGGAATGAACATTCTTGCTGCAGCAGGAATCGAAACGGACCCGGACTGGTGGGAACAGATCCTTTCCGTATGTCGATCGACGGCTTCCAATACCTCTTCGATGCTGGCAGATGTTCAATCCGGGCGCCGCACTGAAATTGAATCGATCAACGGTCAGTTCGTCATGCTTGCCCAGCGTTACGGTTTGCCGGCTCCGATGCATGAAACGATGTATCGCCTGATTGAAGGCATGTAA
- a CDS encoding RsfA family transcriptional regulator: MTAVRQDAWSTEDDLILAEVTLRHIREGSTQLAAFEEVGEKIGRTSAACGFRWNSCVRKKYESAISNAKAQRQKRSYLRKQPAVHGPQVAAIAPMDTEENAYQTDGVSEESLSMDAVIRYLRQWKGTVQETSRQLKMLEKELREKEDELMELRLENDRLSKEVSEVQTDYRVVNDDYKALIQIMDRARRLAFLSEEEEEIKTRFKMDANGNLERIE; the protein is encoded by the coding sequence ATGACTGCAGTTAGACAGGATGCGTGGAGTACAGAAGATGATTTGATCTTGGCGGAGGTGACGCTGCGGCATATTCGCGAAGGCAGTACCCAGCTTGCAGCTTTTGAGGAAGTGGGCGAAAAAATCGGCAGGACTTCTGCCGCTTGCGGATTTCGCTGGAACAGCTGTGTGCGCAAGAAATATGAGTCTGCCATCAGCAATGCCAAGGCGCAGCGCCAGAAACGGAGCTATCTCCGGAAACAGCCTGCCGTGCATGGCCCGCAAGTGGCCGCAATAGCGCCGATGGATACGGAAGAGAATGCGTATCAGACGGATGGAGTATCCGAAGAATCCCTATCGATGGATGCAGTCATTCGTTACTTGAGGCAATGGAAAGGGACAGTTCAGGAAACCAGCCGCCAGTTGAAGATGTTGGAGAAGGAACTGCGCGAAAAAGAAGACGAGTTAATGGAGCTTCGATTGGAGAACGACAGGCTGTCCAAAGAAGTCAGTGAAGTACAGACCGATTATCGTGTGGTGAACGACGATTACAAGGCATTGATTCAGATCATGGATCGTGCGCGCAGGCTTGCTTTTTTGTCCGAAGAAGAAGAAGAAATCAAGACTCGCTTCAAAATGGATGCCAATGGAAATTTGGAGCGGATTGAGTAG
- a CDS encoding DUF2626 domain-containing protein has product MARMFRVLGFFTLTIGLMAFAGDLVEMALLFFLQTAFFVILGYLKFTERTYILLFWGYMIVTFTGFSYWTVFQMGLPL; this is encoded by the coding sequence GTGGCACGCATGTTTCGGGTACTCGGCTTCTTCACGCTGACTATTGGCCTCATGGCCTTTGCTGGAGATCTCGTTGAAATGGCTTTGCTGTTTTTCCTGCAGACTGCGTTTTTCGTCATTTTGGGATATTTGAAATTTACCGAGAGAACATACATCTTGCTCTTCTGGGGATATATGATCGTAACGTTCACCGGTTTCAGCTATTGGACCGTATTCCAGATGGGACTGCCGCTTTAA